The following are encoded in a window of Artemia franciscana chromosome 5, ASM3288406v1, whole genome shotgun sequence genomic DNA:
- the LOC136026864 gene encoding uncharacterized protein LOC136026864 isoform X7 has product MHEYNQIQCSKSNKMNKFVVLSLVATVISAEFAPRFRREDFKLAFGEEDKNSGLPLLHEEADEKWKTPTRRRREELNKRQEELKAEEADEKYRPGYQSGFGNGLQSGFGNGLQSGFGNGLQSGYGNGLLNNYYTGIGQTGLGYGGLSSGYGNGFNQGFGYGYQPGSGFGGANGQYSNLSPLYRPSQNYNSYGLNVDLRKKEAKNRNLESPAGDTTESTRHRRKAPKGKAIEGAISFPKELGKEKQGYEGYGGQGQGQQGEFSGSQNGFEQNSAQGGQGGYEQGGQGGYEQGGQGGFGQGGQGGQGGFGQGEQGGQSGYGQGGQGGFGQGGEGEQGGFEQGGQGGYGQGGQGGQGEQGGFGQGGQGGYGQGGQGGQGGQGGQGGFGQGGQGEQGGFGQGGQGGYGQGGQGGQGGQGGQGGYEQGGQSGYEQGGQGGQGGYEQGGQGGQGGFGQDGQGEQGGFGQGGQGGQGGQGGFGQGGQGEQGGFGQGGYEQGGHGGYEQNGQGGQGGQGGFGQGRYEQGGQGSYEQGGQGEQGGYGQGGQGSFGQDSEQGGEGGSQGGQSGAEGLGQEGIGGGTGQSIGLGVQGGYGGFSPELGGLGQGSALVGSYSGGLFDGGLGSTGILNSPLTNSFQSNIDPVGLLSSGIPAGLGAGYGLQDSSITSTSFVSQTQSGASGLGFGNGINSGIHGYYPGSGFGGANVQFANVGPLGRPSLEYHVPGFSVSLRSNKPTASKNTELRNKPPK; this is encoded by the exons CACCCACAAGAAGACGCCGAGAAGAACTAAATAAAAGACAAGAAGAGCTCAAAGCAGAAGAAGCAGATGAAAAATATCGCC CGGGCTACCAAAGTGGATTTGGAAATGGACTCCAAAGTGGATTTGGAAATGGACTCCAAAGTGGATTTGGAAATGGACTCCAAAGTGGATATGGAAATGGACTCctaaataattattatactGGGATTGGGCAAACCGGTCTTGGCTATGGTGGCCTTTCTAGTGGGTATGGCAATGGCTTTAACCAAGGTTTTGGCTACGGTTACCAGCCTGGATCTGGATTTGGAGGAGCAAATGGACAGTATAGCAACCTAAGTCCTCTTTATAGACCCTCTCAGAACTATAACTCATATGGTTTAAATGTTGATTTAAGGAAGAAAGAAGCAAAAAACAGAAACCTCGAATCACCTGCTGGGGATACCACAGAAA GCACTCGTCACCGAAGAAAAGCACCAAAGGGAAAAGCGATCGAAGGAGCGATTTCCTTTCCAAAGGAGCTTGGAAAGGAGAAACAAG GTTATGAAGGATATGGAGGCCAAGGTCAAGGTCAACAAGGAGAGTTTAGTGGTTCACAAAACGGGTTTGAACAAAACAGTGCACAAGGTGGCCAAGGTGGCTACGAGCAAGGTGGACAAGGCGGTTATGAACAAGGTGGGCAAGGTGGTTTTGGACAAGGTGGACAAGGGGGGCAAGGTGGTTTTGGGCAAGGTGAACAAGGTGGGCAAAGTGGCTACGGACAAGGGGGGCAAGGTGGTTTTGGACAAGGTGGGGAAGGTGAACAAGGTGGTTTTGAACAAGGTGGGCAAGGTGGCTACGGACAAGGTGGACAAGGGGGGCAAGGTGAACAAGGTGGTTTTGGACAAGGTGGGCAAGGTGGCTACGGACAAGGTGGTCAAGGCGGGCAAG GTGGACAAGGGGGGCAAGGCGGTTTTGGACAAGGGGGGCAAGGTGAACAAGGTGGTTTTGGACAAGGTGGGCAAGGTGGCTACGGACAAGGTGGTCAAGGCGGGCAAG GTGGACAAGGCGGGCAAGGTGGTTATGAACAAGGTGGGCAAAGTGGGTATGAACAAGGTGGACAAGGTGGCCAAGGTGGTTACGAACAAGGTGGACAAGGGGGGCAAGGCGGTTTTGGACAAGATGGGCAAGGTGAACAAGGTGGTTTTGGACAAGGTGGGCAAGGTGGACAAGGGGGGCAAGGTGGTTTTGGACAAGGTGGGCAAGGTGAACAAGGTGGTTTTGGACAAGGTGGTTATGAACAAGGTGGACACGGTGGTTATGAACAAAATGGGCAAGGTGGACAAGGGGGGCAGGGTGGTTTTGGACAAGGTCGCTACGAACAAGGTGGGCAAGGTAGTTATGAGCAAGGTGGGCAAGGTGAACAAGGTGGTTATGGACAAGGTGGGCAAGGTAGTTTTGGACAAGACAGCGAACAAGGCGGGGAAGGTGGTTCACAAGGCGGTCAATCAGGTGCGGAAGGATTGGGACAAGAAGGAATCGGTGGAGGAACAGGACAAAGTATCGGATTAGGAGTACAGGGTGGATATGGCGGTTTCAGTCCTGAATTGGGAGGTCTTGGGCAAGGCAGTGCTCTAGTTGGGAGTTATAGCGGAGGACTATTCGATGGAGGTCTTGGATCAACTGGCATCTTAAATTCACCATTGACGAATAGCTTTCAAAGTAACATCGATCCTGTGGGTTTATTAAGCTCGGGAATCCCTGCAGGACTTGGAGCTGGGTATGGCCTGCAAGACAGCTCGATTACATCAACTAGTTTTgtatcccaaacccaatcaggAGCTAGCGGTCTTGGATTTGGTAATGGCATTAATTCAGGCATTCATGGTTATTATCCTGGATCAGGATTCGGTGGAGCAAATGTTCAATTTGCCAACGTTGGTCCGCTAGGCAGGCCCAGTTTGGAGTATCATGTCCCTGGTTTTTCTGTAAGTTTGAGAAGCAATAAGCCAACCGCAAGCAAGAACACAGAACTGAGAAATAAGCCacctaaatag
- the LOC136026864 gene encoding uncharacterized protein LOC136026864 isoform X46, whose amino-acid sequence MHEYNQIQCSKSNKMNKFVVLSLVATVISAEFAPRFRREDFKLAFGEEDKNSGLPLLHEEADEKWKTPTRRRREELNKRQEELKAEEADEKYRPGYQSGFGNGLQSGFGNGLQSGFGNGLQSGYGNGLLNNYYTGIGQTGLGYGGLSSGYGNGFNQGFGYGYQPGSGFGGANGQYSNLSPLYRPSQNYNSYGLNVDLRKKEAKNRNLESPAGDTTESTRHRRKAPKGKAIEGAISFPKELGKEKQGYEGYGGQGQGQQGEFSGSQNGFEQNSAQGGQGGYEQGGQGGYEQGGQGGFGQGGQGGQGGFGQGEQGGQSGYGQGGQGGFGQGGEGEQGGFEQGGQGGYGQGGQGGQGEQGGFGQGGQGGYEQGGQGGQGGFGQGGQGEQGGFGQGGQGGYEQGGQGGQGGFGQDGQGEQGGFGQGGQGGQGGQGGFGQGGQGEQGGFGQGGYEQGGHGGYEQNGQGGQGGQGGFGQGRYEQGGQGSYEQGGQGEQGGYGQGGQGSFGQDSEQGGEGGSQGGQSGAEGLGQEGIGGGTGQSIGLGVQGGYGGFSPELGGLGQGSALVGSYSGGLFDGGLGSTGILNSPLTNSFQSNIDPVGLLSSGIPAGLGAGYGLQDSSITSTSFVSQTQSGASGLGFGNGINSGIHGYYPGSGFGGANVQFANVGPLGRPSLEYHVPGFSVSLRSNKPTASKNTELRNKPPK is encoded by the exons CACCCACAAGAAGACGCCGAGAAGAACTAAATAAAAGACAAGAAGAGCTCAAAGCAGAAGAAGCAGATGAAAAATATCGCC CGGGCTACCAAAGTGGATTTGGAAATGGACTCCAAAGTGGATTTGGAAATGGACTCCAAAGTGGATTTGGAAATGGACTCCAAAGTGGATATGGAAATGGACTCctaaataattattatactGGGATTGGGCAAACCGGTCTTGGCTATGGTGGCCTTTCTAGTGGGTATGGCAATGGCTTTAACCAAGGTTTTGGCTACGGTTACCAGCCTGGATCTGGATTTGGAGGAGCAAATGGACAGTATAGCAACCTAAGTCCTCTTTATAGACCCTCTCAGAACTATAACTCATATGGTTTAAATGTTGATTTAAGGAAGAAAGAAGCAAAAAACAGAAACCTCGAATCACCTGCTGGGGATACCACAGAAA GCACTCGTCACCGAAGAAAAGCACCAAAGGGAAAAGCGATCGAAGGAGCGATTTCCTTTCCAAAGGAGCTTGGAAAGGAGAAACAAG GTTATGAAGGATATGGAGGCCAAGGTCAAGGTCAACAAGGAGAGTTTAGTGGTTCACAAAACGGGTTTGAACAAAACAGTGCACAAGGTGGCCAAGGTGGCTACGAGCAAGGTGGACAAGGCGGTTATGAACAAGGTGGGCAAGGTGGTTTTGGACAAGGTGGACAAGGGGGGCAAGGTGGTTTTGGGCAAGGTGAACAAGGTGGGCAAAGTGGCTACGGACAAGGGGGGCAAGGTGGTTTTGGACAAGGTGGGGAAGGTGAACAAGGTGGTTTTGAACAAGGTGGGCAAGGTGGCTACGGACAAGGTGGACAAGGGGGGCAAGGTGAACAAGGTGGTTTTGGACAAGGTGGGCAAG GTGGTTACGAACAAGGTGGACAAGGGGGGCAAGGCGGTTTTGGACAAGGGGGGCAAGGTGAACAAGGTGGTTTTGGACAAG GTGGCCAAGGTGGTTACGAACAAGGTGGACAAGGGGGGCAAGGCGGTTTTGGACAAGATGGGCAAGGTGAACAAGGTGGTTTTGGACAAGGTGGGCAAGGTGGACAAGGGGGGCAAGGTGGTTTTGGACAAGGTGGGCAAGGTGAACAAGGTGGTTTTGGACAAGGTGGTTATGAACAAGGTGGACACGGTGGTTATGAACAAAATGGGCAAGGTGGACAAGGGGGGCAGGGTGGTTTTGGACAAGGTCGCTACGAACAAGGTGGGCAAGGTAGTTATGAGCAAGGTGGGCAAGGTGAACAAGGTGGTTATGGACAAGGTGGGCAAGGTAGTTTTGGACAAGACAGCGAACAAGGCGGGGAAGGTGGTTCACAAGGCGGTCAATCAGGTGCGGAAGGATTGGGACAAGAAGGAATCGGTGGAGGAACAGGACAAAGTATCGGATTAGGAGTACAGGGTGGATATGGCGGTTTCAGTCCTGAATTGGGAGGTCTTGGGCAAGGCAGTGCTCTAGTTGGGAGTTATAGCGGAGGACTATTCGATGGAGGTCTTGGATCAACTGGCATCTTAAATTCACCATTGACGAATAGCTTTCAAAGTAACATCGATCCTGTGGGTTTATTAAGCTCGGGAATCCCTGCAGGACTTGGAGCTGGGTATGGCCTGCAAGACAGCTCGATTACATCAACTAGTTTTgtatcccaaacccaatcaggAGCTAGCGGTCTTGGATTTGGTAATGGCATTAATTCAGGCATTCATGGTTATTATCCTGGATCAGGATTCGGTGGAGCAAATGTTCAATTTGCCAACGTTGGTCCGCTAGGCAGGCCCAGTTTGGAGTATCATGTCCCTGGTTTTTCTGTAAGTTTGAGAAGCAATAAGCCAACCGCAAGCAAGAACACAGAACTGAGAAATAAGCCacctaaatag
- the LOC136026864 gene encoding uncharacterized protein LOC136026864 isoform X28 has product MHEYNQIQCSKSNKMNKFVVLSLVATVISAEFAPRFRREDFKLAFGEEDKNSGLPLLHEEADEKWKTPTRRRREELNKRQEELKAEEADEKYRPGYQSGFGNGLQSGFGNGLQSGFGNGLQSGYGNGLLNNYYTGIGQTGLGYGGLSSGYGNGFNQGFGYGYQPGSGFGGANGQYSNLSPLYRPSQNYNSYGLNVDLRKKEAKNRNLESPAGDTTESTRHRRKAPKGKAIEGAISFPKELGKEKQGYEGYGGQGQGQQGEFSGSQNGFEQNSAQGGQGGYEQGGQGGYEQGGQGGFGQGGQGGQGGFGQGEQGGQSGYGQGGQGGFGQGGEGEQGGFEQGGQGGYGQGGQGGQGEQGGFGQGGQGGQGGQGGFGQGGQGEQGGFGQGGYEQGGQGGQGGQGGYEQGGQSGYEQGGQGGQGGYEQGGQGGQGGFGQDGQGEQGGFGQGGQGGQGGQGGFGQGGQGEQGGFGQGGYEQGGHGGYEQNGQGGQGGQGGFGQGRYEQGGQGSYEQGGQGEQGGYGQGGQGSFGQDSEQGGEGGSQGGQSGAEGLGQEGIGGGTGQSIGLGVQGGYGGFSPELGGLGQGSALVGSYSGGLFDGGLGSTGILNSPLTNSFQSNIDPVGLLSSGIPAGLGAGYGLQDSSITSTSFVSQTQSGASGLGFGNGINSGIHGYYPGSGFGGANVQFANVGPLGRPSLEYHVPGFSVSLRSNKPTASKNTELRNKPPK; this is encoded by the exons CACCCACAAGAAGACGCCGAGAAGAACTAAATAAAAGACAAGAAGAGCTCAAAGCAGAAGAAGCAGATGAAAAATATCGCC CGGGCTACCAAAGTGGATTTGGAAATGGACTCCAAAGTGGATTTGGAAATGGACTCCAAAGTGGATTTGGAAATGGACTCCAAAGTGGATATGGAAATGGACTCctaaataattattatactGGGATTGGGCAAACCGGTCTTGGCTATGGTGGCCTTTCTAGTGGGTATGGCAATGGCTTTAACCAAGGTTTTGGCTACGGTTACCAGCCTGGATCTGGATTTGGAGGAGCAAATGGACAGTATAGCAACCTAAGTCCTCTTTATAGACCCTCTCAGAACTATAACTCATATGGTTTAAATGTTGATTTAAGGAAGAAAGAAGCAAAAAACAGAAACCTCGAATCACCTGCTGGGGATACCACAGAAA GCACTCGTCACCGAAGAAAAGCACCAAAGGGAAAAGCGATCGAAGGAGCGATTTCCTTTCCAAAGGAGCTTGGAAAGGAGAAACAAG GTTATGAAGGATATGGAGGCCAAGGTCAAGGTCAACAAGGAGAGTTTAGTGGTTCACAAAACGGGTTTGAACAAAACAGTGCACAAGGTGGCCAAGGTGGCTACGAGCAAGGTGGACAAGGCGGTTATGAACAAGGTGGGCAAGGTGGTTTTGGACAAGGTGGACAAGGGGGGCAAGGTGGTTTTGGGCAAGGTGAACAAGGTGGGCAAAGTGGCTACGGACAAGGGGGGCAAGGTGGTTTTGGACAAGGTGGGGAAGGTGAACAAGGTGGTTTTGAACAAGGTGGGCAAGGTGGCTACGGACAAGGTGGACAAGGGGGGCAAGGTGAACAAGGTGGTTTTGGACAAGGTGGGCAAG GTGGACAAGGGGGGCAAGGCGGTTTTGGACAAGGGGGGCAAGGTGAACAAGGTGGTTTTGGACAAG GTGGCTACGAACAAGGTGGGCAAGGTGGACAAGGCGGGCAAGGTGGTTATGAACAAGGTGGGCAAAGTGGGTATGAACAAGGTGGACAAGGTGGCCAAGGTGGTTACGAACAAGGTGGACAAGGGGGGCAAGGCGGTTTTGGACAAGATGGGCAAGGTGAACAAGGTGGTTTTGGACAAGGTGGGCAAGGTGGACAAGGGGGGCAAGGTGGTTTTGGACAAGGTGGGCAAGGTGAACAAGGTGGTTTTGGACAAGGTGGTTATGAACAAGGTGGACACGGTGGTTATGAACAAAATGGGCAAGGTGGACAAGGGGGGCAGGGTGGTTTTGGACAAGGTCGCTACGAACAAGGTGGGCAAGGTAGTTATGAGCAAGGTGGGCAAGGTGAACAAGGTGGTTATGGACAAGGTGGGCAAGGTAGTTTTGGACAAGACAGCGAACAAGGCGGGGAAGGTGGTTCACAAGGCGGTCAATCAGGTGCGGAAGGATTGGGACAAGAAGGAATCGGTGGAGGAACAGGACAAAGTATCGGATTAGGAGTACAGGGTGGATATGGCGGTTTCAGTCCTGAATTGGGAGGTCTTGGGCAAGGCAGTGCTCTAGTTGGGAGTTATAGCGGAGGACTATTCGATGGAGGTCTTGGATCAACTGGCATCTTAAATTCACCATTGACGAATAGCTTTCAAAGTAACATCGATCCTGTGGGTTTATTAAGCTCGGGAATCCCTGCAGGACTTGGAGCTGGGTATGGCCTGCAAGACAGCTCGATTACATCAACTAGTTTTgtatcccaaacccaatcaggAGCTAGCGGTCTTGGATTTGGTAATGGCATTAATTCAGGCATTCATGGTTATTATCCTGGATCAGGATTCGGTGGAGCAAATGTTCAATTTGCCAACGTTGGTCCGCTAGGCAGGCCCAGTTTGGAGTATCATGTCCCTGGTTTTTCTGTAAGTTTGAGAAGCAATAAGCCAACCGCAAGCAAGAACACAGAACTGAGAAATAAGCCacctaaatag
- the LOC136026864 gene encoding uncharacterized protein LOC136026864 isoform X42 encodes MHEYNQIQCSKSNKMNKFVVLSLVATVISAEFAPRFRREDFKLAFGEEDKNSGLPLLHEEADEKWKTPTRRRREELNKRQEELKAEEADEKYRPGYQSGFGNGLQSGFGNGLQSGFGNGLQSGYGNGLLNNYYTGIGQTGLGYGGLSSGYGNGFNQGFGYGYQPGSGFGGANGQYSNLSPLYRPSQNYNSYGLNVDLRKKEAKNRNLESPAGDTTESTRHRRKAPKGKAIEGAISFPKELGKEKQGYEGYGGQGQGQQGEFSGSQNGFEQNSAQGGQGGYEQGGQGGYEQGGQGGFGQGGQGGQGGFGQGEQGGQSGYGQGGQGGFGQGGEGEQGGFEQGGQGGYGQGGQGGQGEQGGFGQGGQGGYEQGGQGGQGGFGQGGQGEQGGFGQGGQGGYGQGGQGGYEQGGQGGQGGFGQDGQGEQGGFGQGGQGGQGGQGGFGQGGQGEQGGFGQGGYEQGGHGGYEQNGQGGQGGQGGFGQGRYEQGGQGSYEQGGQGEQGGYGQGGQGSFGQDSEQGGEGGSQGGQSGAEGLGQEGIGGGTGQSIGLGVQGGYGGFSPELGGLGQGSALVGSYSGGLFDGGLGSTGILNSPLTNSFQSNIDPVGLLSSGIPAGLGAGYGLQDSSITSTSFVSQTQSGASGLGFGNGINSGIHGYYPGSGFGGANVQFANVGPLGRPSLEYHVPGFSVSLRSNKPTASKNTELRNKPPK; translated from the exons CACCCACAAGAAGACGCCGAGAAGAACTAAATAAAAGACAAGAAGAGCTCAAAGCAGAAGAAGCAGATGAAAAATATCGCC CGGGCTACCAAAGTGGATTTGGAAATGGACTCCAAAGTGGATTTGGAAATGGACTCCAAAGTGGATTTGGAAATGGACTCCAAAGTGGATATGGAAATGGACTCctaaataattattatactGGGATTGGGCAAACCGGTCTTGGCTATGGTGGCCTTTCTAGTGGGTATGGCAATGGCTTTAACCAAGGTTTTGGCTACGGTTACCAGCCTGGATCTGGATTTGGAGGAGCAAATGGACAGTATAGCAACCTAAGTCCTCTTTATAGACCCTCTCAGAACTATAACTCATATGGTTTAAATGTTGATTTAAGGAAGAAAGAAGCAAAAAACAGAAACCTCGAATCACCTGCTGGGGATACCACAGAAA GCACTCGTCACCGAAGAAAAGCACCAAAGGGAAAAGCGATCGAAGGAGCGATTTCCTTTCCAAAGGAGCTTGGAAAGGAGAAACAAG GTTATGAAGGATATGGAGGCCAAGGTCAAGGTCAACAAGGAGAGTTTAGTGGTTCACAAAACGGGTTTGAACAAAACAGTGCACAAGGTGGCCAAGGTGGCTACGAGCAAGGTGGACAAGGCGGTTATGAACAAGGTGGGCAAGGTGGTTTTGGACAAGGTGGACAAGGGGGGCAAGGTGGTTTTGGGCAAGGTGAACAAGGTGGGCAAAGTGGCTACGGACAAGGGGGGCAAGGTGGTTTTGGACAAGGTGGGGAAGGTGAACAAGGTGGTTTTGAACAAGGTGGGCAAGGTGGCTACGGACAAGGTGGACAAGGGGGGCAAGGTGAACAAGGTGGTTTTGGACAAGGTGGGCAAG GTGGTTACGAACAAGGTGGACAAGGGGGGCAAGGCGGTTTTGGACAAGGGGGGCAAGGTGAACAAGGTGGTTTTGGACAAGGTGGGCAAGGTGGCTACGGACAAG GTGGCCAAGGTGGTTACGAACAAGGTGGACAAGGGGGGCAAGGCGGTTTTGGACAAGATGGGCAAGGTGAACAAGGTGGTTTTGGACAAGGTGGGCAAGGTGGACAAGGGGGGCAAGGTGGTTTTGGACAAGGTGGGCAAGGTGAACAAGGTGGTTTTGGACAAGGTGGTTATGAACAAGGTGGACACGGTGGTTATGAACAAAATGGGCAAGGTGGACAAGGGGGGCAGGGTGGTTTTGGACAAGGTCGCTACGAACAAGGTGGGCAAGGTAGTTATGAGCAAGGTGGGCAAGGTGAACAAGGTGGTTATGGACAAGGTGGGCAAGGTAGTTTTGGACAAGACAGCGAACAAGGCGGGGAAGGTGGTTCACAAGGCGGTCAATCAGGTGCGGAAGGATTGGGACAAGAAGGAATCGGTGGAGGAACAGGACAAAGTATCGGATTAGGAGTACAGGGTGGATATGGCGGTTTCAGTCCTGAATTGGGAGGTCTTGGGCAAGGCAGTGCTCTAGTTGGGAGTTATAGCGGAGGACTATTCGATGGAGGTCTTGGATCAACTGGCATCTTAAATTCACCATTGACGAATAGCTTTCAAAGTAACATCGATCCTGTGGGTTTATTAAGCTCGGGAATCCCTGCAGGACTTGGAGCTGGGTATGGCCTGCAAGACAGCTCGATTACATCAACTAGTTTTgtatcccaaacccaatcaggAGCTAGCGGTCTTGGATTTGGTAATGGCATTAATTCAGGCATTCATGGTTATTATCCTGGATCAGGATTCGGTGGAGCAAATGTTCAATTTGCCAACGTTGGTCCGCTAGGCAGGCCCAGTTTGGAGTATCATGTCCCTGGTTTTTCTGTAAGTTTGAGAAGCAATAAGCCAACCGCAAGCAAGAACACAGAACTGAGAAATAAGCCacctaaatag
- the LOC136026864 gene encoding uncharacterized protein LOC136026864 isoform X10, protein MHEYNQIQCSKSNKMNKFVVLSLVATVISAEFAPRFRREDFKLAFGEEDKNSGLPLLHEEADEKWKTPTRRRREELNKRQEELKAEEADEKYRPGYQSGFGNGLQSGFGNGLQSGFGNGLQSGYGNGLLNNYYTGIGQTGLGYGGLSSGYGNGFNQGFGYGYQPGSGFGGANGQYSNLSPLYRPSQNYNSYGLNVDLRKKEAKNRNLESPAGDTTESTRHRRKAPKGKAIEGAISFPKELGKEKQGYEGYGGQGQGQQGEFSGSQNGFEQNSAQGGQGGYEQGGQGGYEQGGQGGFGQGGQGGQGGFGQGEQGGQSGYGQGGQGGFGQGGEGEQGGFEQGGQGGYGQGGQGGQGEQGGFGQGGQGGYGQGGQGGQGGQGGQGGFGQGGQGEQGGFGQGGQGGYEQGGQGGQGGQGGYEQGGQSGYEQGGQGGQGGYEQGGQGGQGGFGQDGQGEQGGFGQGGQGGQGGQGGFGQGGQGEQGGFGQGGYEQGGHGGYEQNGQGGQGGQGGFGQGRYEQGGQGSYEQGGQGEQGGYGQGGQGSFGQDSEQGGEGGSQGGQSGAEGLGQEGIGGGTGQSIGLGVQGGYGGFSPELGGLGQGSALVGSYSGGLFDGGLGSTGILNSPLTNSFQSNIDPVGLLSSGIPAGLGAGYGLQDSSITSTSFVSQTQSGASGLGFGNGINSGIHGYYPGSGFGGANVQFANVGPLGRPSLEYHVPGFSVSLRSNKPTASKNTELRNKPPK, encoded by the exons CACCCACAAGAAGACGCCGAGAAGAACTAAATAAAAGACAAGAAGAGCTCAAAGCAGAAGAAGCAGATGAAAAATATCGCC CGGGCTACCAAAGTGGATTTGGAAATGGACTCCAAAGTGGATTTGGAAATGGACTCCAAAGTGGATTTGGAAATGGACTCCAAAGTGGATATGGAAATGGACTCctaaataattattatactGGGATTGGGCAAACCGGTCTTGGCTATGGTGGCCTTTCTAGTGGGTATGGCAATGGCTTTAACCAAGGTTTTGGCTACGGTTACCAGCCTGGATCTGGATTTGGAGGAGCAAATGGACAGTATAGCAACCTAAGTCCTCTTTATAGACCCTCTCAGAACTATAACTCATATGGTTTAAATGTTGATTTAAGGAAGAAAGAAGCAAAAAACAGAAACCTCGAATCACCTGCTGGGGATACCACAGAAA GCACTCGTCACCGAAGAAAAGCACCAAAGGGAAAAGCGATCGAAGGAGCGATTTCCTTTCCAAAGGAGCTTGGAAAGGAGAAACAAG GTTATGAAGGATATGGAGGCCAAGGTCAAGGTCAACAAGGAGAGTTTAGTGGTTCACAAAACGGGTTTGAACAAAACAGTGCACAAGGTGGCCAAGGTGGCTACGAGCAAGGTGGACAAGGCGGTTATGAACAAGGTGGGCAAGGTGGTTTTGGACAAGGTGGACAAGGGGGGCAAGGTGGTTTTGGGCAAGGTGAACAAGGTGGGCAAAGTGGCTACGGACAAGGGGGGCAAGGTGGTTTTGGACAAGGTGGGGAAGGTGAACAAGGTGGTTTTGAACAAGGTGGGCAAGGTGGCTACGGACAAGGTGGACAAGGGGGGCAAGGTGAACAAGGTGGTTTTGGACAAGGTGGGCAAGGTGGCTACGGACAAGGTGGTCAAGGCGGGCAAG GTGGACAAGGGGGGCAAGGCGGTTTTGGACAAGGGGGGCAAGGTGAACAAGGTGGTTTTGGACAAGGTGGGCAAG GTGGCTACGAACAAGGTGGGCAAGGTGGACAAGGCGGGCAAGGTGGTTATGAACAAGGTGGGCAAAGTGGGTATGAACAAGGTGGACAAGGTGGCCAAGGTGGTTACGAACAAGGTGGACAAGGGGGGCAAGGCGGTTTTGGACAAGATGGGCAAGGTGAACAAGGTGGTTTTGGACAAGGTGGGCAAGGTGGACAAGGGGGGCAAGGTGGTTTTGGACAAGGTGGGCAAGGTGAACAAGGTGGTTTTGGACAAGGTGGTTATGAACAAGGTGGACACGGTGGTTATGAACAAAATGGGCAAGGTGGACAAGGGGGGCAGGGTGGTTTTGGACAAGGTCGCTACGAACAAGGTGGGCAAGGTAGTTATGAGCAAGGTGGGCAAGGTGAACAAGGTGGTTATGGACAAGGTGGGCAAGGTAGTTTTGGACAAGACAGCGAACAAGGCGGGGAAGGTGGTTCACAAGGCGGTCAATCAGGTGCGGAAGGATTGGGACAAGAAGGAATCGGTGGAGGAACAGGACAAAGTATCGGATTAGGAGTACAGGGTGGATATGGCGGTTTCAGTCCTGAATTGGGAGGTCTTGGGCAAGGCAGTGCTCTAGTTGGGAGTTATAGCGGAGGACTATTCGATGGAGGTCTTGGATCAACTGGCATCTTAAATTCACCATTGACGAATAGCTTTCAAAGTAACATCGATCCTGTGGGTTTATTAAGCTCGGGAATCCCTGCAGGACTTGGAGCTGGGTATGGCCTGCAAGACAGCTCGATTACATCAACTAGTTTTgtatcccaaacccaatcaggAGCTAGCGGTCTTGGATTTGGTAATGGCATTAATTCAGGCATTCATGGTTATTATCCTGGATCAGGATTCGGTGGAGCAAATGTTCAATTTGCCAACGTTGGTCCGCTAGGCAGGCCCAGTTTGGAGTATCATGTCCCTGGTTTTTCTGTAAGTTTGAGAAGCAATAAGCCAACCGCAAGCAAGAACACAGAACTGAGAAATAAGCCacctaaatag